One window of the Acidimicrobiales bacterium genome contains the following:
- a CDS encoding polysaccharide deacetylase family protein: MRQRRGWRGWWSGRPRRARRVGMAAVALIVAAAAVLWTAPWSAAAHAGRRGAVRVGTPAPPDPLATPVTAPAPAPAPALVPWQGPVEHIFFHTLVIRPDLALTHDQLAQGFRDWFVTVGEFRSILDQLYANGWTLVDIHRAVDGTVMVPPGRKPLVLSEDDVNYYDYSRPRGLGWRLVLDAAGDVKVEVRDNLGVRITDEDLIPLVDEFVAAHPDFSADGAKGVIAVTGYEGVFGERTEDPTSPDWAASVARATAIAQRLKATGWTLASHSYGHIDLTRDSTAVAARDTARWQAEVEPITGPTDVYVYPFGAAPIPGSPTFLMLRGAGFTIQCDIDDVPRLITADGVSVMSRRHIDGIAFRDQVRNLAPFFSVASVEDTHARG; the protein is encoded by the coding sequence ATGCGTCAGCGGCGGGGGTGGCGAGGATGGTGGTCGGGCCGGCCGCGCCGCGCCCGCCGGGTCGGCATGGCCGCGGTGGCGCTGATCGTGGCGGCGGCGGCCGTGCTCTGGACCGCGCCCTGGTCGGCGGCGGCGCACGCCGGGCGGCGCGGGGCGGTGCGGGTGGGGACGCCGGCGCCTCCGGACCCGCTCGCCACTCCGGTCACGGCTCCGGCTCCCGCGCCCGCTCCTGCGCTGGTGCCCTGGCAGGGCCCGGTCGAGCACATCTTCTTCCACACCCTGGTGATCCGCCCCGACCTGGCGCTCACCCACGACCAGCTGGCCCAGGGCTTCCGGGACTGGTTCGTCACGGTCGGCGAGTTCAGGTCGATCCTGGACCAGCTCTACGCCAACGGCTGGACCCTCGTCGACATCCACCGCGCCGTCGACGGCACGGTGATGGTCCCGCCCGGGCGCAAGCCCCTGGTCCTGTCGGAGGACGACGTCAACTACTACGACTACTCCCGGCCCCGGGGTCTCGGGTGGCGGCTGGTGCTCGACGCCGCCGGCGACGTGAAGGTCGAGGTGCGCGACAACCTCGGCGTCAGGATCACCGACGAGGACCTCATCCCGCTGGTCGACGAGTTCGTGGCCGCCCATCCCGACTTCTCCGCCGACGGGGCCAAGGGTGTGATCGCAGTCACCGGCTACGAGGGGGTGTTCGGCGAGCGCACCGAGGACCCCACCTCACCCGACTGGGCCGCCAGCGTGGCCCGGGCCACCGCCATCGCCCAGCGCCTCAAGGCCACCGGGTGGACCCTGGCCAGCCACAGCTACGGCCACATCGACCTCACCAGGGACTCGACGGCGGTGGCGGCCCGGGACACCGCCCGGTGGCAGGCCGAGGTCGAGCCGATCACCGGCCCGACCGACGTCTACGTCTATCCATTCGGCGCCGCCCCGATCCCGGGATCGCCGACGTTCCTGATGCTGCGCGGCGCCGGGTTCACCATCCAGTGCGACATCGACGACGTGCCCCGGCTCATTACCGCCGACGGGGTGAGCGTGATGAGCCGGCGTCACATCGACGGCATCGCCTTCCGCGACCAGGTCCGGAACCTGGCGCCGTTCTTCTCGGTGGCGTCGGTCGAGGACACACACGCCCGGGGCTGA
- a CDS encoding flavin reductase family protein, which translates to MADGFPALVADLEYPMAVVTCDDGRQRSGCLVGFLSQCSIDPPRMTVWISVTNHTHPVALASDHLAVHLLSSAERGVAELFGSRTGDEVDKFSRCAWHPGPGGAPVLEDCTRWFVGRVLDHHTDGDHTGFLLEPVELSPTDAPWPGQLGFQAVRDLDPGHDP; encoded by the coding sequence GTGGCTGACGGCTTCCCCGCCCTTGTGGCGGACCTCGAGTACCCGATGGCCGTGGTCACATGTGACGACGGCCGGCAGCGCAGCGGGTGCCTGGTGGGCTTCCTCAGCCAGTGCAGCATCGATCCGCCCCGGATGACGGTGTGGATCTCGGTCACCAACCACACCCACCCGGTGGCGCTGGCGAGCGACCACCTGGCCGTCCACCTGCTGTCCTCGGCCGAGAGGGGGGTGGCCGAGCTGTTCGGGTCCCGGACCGGGGACGAGGTGGACAAGTTCTCCCGCTGCGCCTGGCATCCGGGCCCCGGCGGGGCGCCCGTGCTGGAGGACTGCACCCGGTGGTTCGTCGGCCGGGTGCTCGACCACCACACCGACGGGGACCACACCGGCTTCCTGCTCGAACCGGTGGAGCTCAGCCCGACCGACGCGCCCTGGCCCGGTCAGTTGGGCTTCCAGGCGGTGCGCGACCTCGATCCCGGCCACGATCCGTAG
- a CDS encoding TMEM175 family protein produces the protein METGRLEAFSDGVFAIAITLLILDVRAPAGPGTLTHRLGQAWPTYLGYVLSFLVIGIMWANHHSIFRLIRETSHGLVVANLFLLMCIAFIPFPTSVLSENLRLGSSAQHTAAFFYNAVLTLTAVFYNLLWRVASRDNRLIVKGEEAAAAVVTRRYRYGIPSYLLAMLVALGSVPASLAIDGALALYYVLPQRTGATRAPDAAAD, from the coding sequence GTGGAGACGGGCCGGCTGGAGGCGTTCAGCGACGGGGTCTTCGCCATCGCCATCACCCTGCTGATCCTGGACGTGCGGGCTCCCGCCGGGCCCGGGACCCTGACCCACCGCCTGGGCCAGGCCTGGCCCACCTACCTCGGCTACGTCCTCAGCTTCCTGGTGATCGGGATCATGTGGGCCAACCACCACTCGATCTTCCGGCTGATCAGGGAGACCTCTCACGGCCTGGTGGTCGCCAACCTCTTCCTGTTGATGTGCATCGCCTTCATCCCGTTCCCGACCTCGGTCCTGTCCGAGAACCTGCGACTGGGCTCGAGCGCCCAGCACACCGCCGCCTTCTTCTACAACGCGGTGCTGACGCTCACCGCCGTCTTCTACAACCTGCTGTGGCGGGTGGCGTCCCGCGACAACCGCCTGATCGTCAAGGGCGAGGAGGCGGCCGCCGCCGTCGTCACCCGCCGCTACCGCTACGGGATCCCGAGCTACCTCTTGGCGATGCTCGTGGCTCTCGGCAGCGTGCCCGCCAGCCTGGCCATCGACGGTGCCCTGGCGCTGTACTACGTCCTCCCCCAGCGGACGGGAGCCACCCGCGCACCTGACGCCGCCGCCGATTGA